The Lactuca sativa cultivar Salinas chromosome 2, Lsat_Salinas_v11, whole genome shotgun sequence genome includes a window with the following:
- the LOC111908255 gene encoding caffeoylshikimate esterase has translation MLKGVELTPELQEILNANMDCVQERRTAREAFKDIQLNIDHILFNTKYEGLKTKESYETNSKGIEIFSKSWFPGAQPPKAVICYCHGYGDTCTFFFEGIARKFASCGYAVFAMDLPGLGLSEGLHCYIPSFDALVDDVVEHYSKVLENPEIRDLPRFLLGQSMGGAVALKVHLKQPTFWTGAVLVAPMCKIADDVVPPWAVTKFLIGMAKVMPKMKLVPQKDLGDMAFRDPKKKHLPNYNVIGYKDKPRLGTAMELLKTTQEIESQLENVSLPLLILHGKADMVTDPSVSKALHEKAKSPDKKYNLYDDAWHSLMDGEPDEIITRVLTDIITWLDEHTTKK, from the exons ATGTTGAAGGGCGTAGAATTAACACCTGAATTACAGGAAATTCTCAATGCCAATATGGATTGCGTGCAAGAGAGGCGCACTGCACGTGAGGCCTTCAAGGATATTCAGCTTAACATCGATCATATCTTGTTCAAC ACAAAATACGAAGGATTGAAGACAAAGGAG TCATATGAGACGAACTCTAAAGGGATAGAAATTTTCTCAAAAAGTTGGTTTCCGGGGGCACAACCTCCCAAAGCTGTAATTTGCTATTGCCATGGTTATGGAGACACTTGCACATTTTTCTTTGAAG GAATTGCTCGAAAGTTTGCTTCATGTGGATATGCGGTTTTTGCCATGGACTTACCGGGACTTGGCCTTTCGGAAGGTCTTCATTGCTATATTCCAAGCTTTGATGCTCTAGTAGATGATGTTGTAGAACATTATTCAAAAGTCTTAG AAAATCCCGAAATACGTGATCTTCCAAGATTCTTGCTCGGGCAATCAATGGGTGGAGCCGTGGCTCTAAAGGTGCACCTTAAACAACCAACGTTCTGGACGGGTGCAGTCCTTGTTGCTCCAATGTGCAAA ATTGCAGACGATGTGGTCCCACCATGGGCAGTAACAAAATTTCTCATAGGTATGGCGAAGGTTATGccaaagatgaagcttgttccacAAAAGGATCTCGGTGATATGGCATTCAGAGACCCTAAAAAGAAGCATCTG CCAAACTATAATGTTATCGGTTACAAGGATAAACCACGTTTGGGAACAGCTATGGAACTTTTAAAGACAACACAAGAGATTGAAAGTCAACTTGAAAac GTTTCGTTGCCATTATTGATATTGCATGGAAAAGCTGATATGGTGACAGATCCGTCTGTGAGTAAAGCTTTGCATGAAAAAGCAAAGAGTCCAGACAAGAAATATAACTTATATGATGATGCATGGCATTCATTAATGGATGGGGAACCTGATGAGATCATTACTCGGGTTCTTACTGATATTATCACTTGGCTCGACGAACATACTACTAAAAAGTAA
- the LOC111908249 gene encoding ribulose bisphosphate carboxylase small subunit, chloroplastic, which yields MASISSSAIATVNRTTSTQASLAAPFTGLKSNVAFPVTKKANNDFSSLPSNGGRVQCMKVWPPIGLKKYETLSYLPPLSDEALSKEIDYLIRNKWIPCLEFELEHGFVYREHHHSPGYYDGRYWTMWKLPMFGCTDSAQVMKEVGECKKEYPNAFIRVIGFDNIRQVQCISFIVAKPPGVL from the exons ATGGcctccatctcctcctcagccATCGCCACCGTCAACCGGACCACCTCCACCCAAGCTAGCTTGGCAGCTCCATTCACCGGCCTCAAGTCTAACGTAGCTTTCCCAGTTACCAAGAAGGCTAACAATGACTTTTCATCCCTACCCAGCAACGGTGGAAGAGTACAATGCATGAAG GTGTGGCCACCAATTGGGTTGAAGAAGTACGAGACTCTTTCATACCTACCACCATTGTCCGACGAGGCATTGTCTAAGGAAATCGACTACCTTATCCGCAACAAGTGGATTCCATGCTTGGAATTCGAGTTGGAG CATGGTTTCGTTTACCGTGAGCACCACCATTCCCCCGGATACTATGATGGAAGATACTGGACAATGTGGAAGTTGCCTATGTTCGGATGCACTGACTCAGCTCAGGTCATGAAGGAGGTTGGAGAGTGCAAGAAGGAGTACCCCAACGCCTTCATCCGTGTTATTGGATTCGACAACATTCGTCAAGTGCAATGTATCAGTTTCATCGTTGCCAAGCCCCCAGGCGTTCTCTAA